From a single Tepidisphaeraceae bacterium genomic region:
- a CDS encoding DoxX family protein — protein sequence MNTSSSTAIAHRPPRRSRWEALSPVVLAAMMLIAGVAHLLWPRAYLPAMPPWLLPQHHLLIIHVTGVLELLAAAGLMTRRLRRPAAWGLVAFFIAVSPANIHMAIHRVPLGGMDWPWLLWLRVALQLPLIGWAWTIARRPVRRNRR from the coding sequence ATGAACACGTCGTCCTCAACCGCTATTGCCCACCGTCCACCCAGACGTTCGCGGTGGGAAGCGCTCTCCCCGGTCGTGCTGGCCGCGATGATGCTGATCGCCGGCGTCGCCCATTTGCTCTGGCCGCGCGCCTACCTGCCCGCCATGCCGCCCTGGCTGTTGCCGCAGCATCACCTGTTGATCATCCACGTCACCGGCGTCCTCGAACTGCTGGCCGCTGCCGGTTTGATGACGCGCCGCCTGCGCCGGCCTGCGGCGTGGGGGCTGGTGGCGTTCTTCATCGCCGTCTCGCCAGCGAACATCCACATGGCCATCCACCGCGTGCCGCTCGGCGGGATGGATTGGCCCTGGCTGCTCTGGCTCCGCGTGGCGCTGCAACTTCCGTTGATTGGGTGGGCGTGGACGATCGCGCGACGGCCGGTTCGTAGGAACCGCCGCTAA
- a CDS encoding metalloregulator ArsR/SmtB family transcription factor: MAMDTDEFTRISKALADPQRFAMLQQITRQRDELSCKALRQDFDLTAATISHHLKELTNAGLIEGRKEGQCMYLTPRRSTINAYQRELARRMGTGG; this comes from the coding sequence ATGGCAATGGATACCGATGAGTTCACCAGGATTTCCAAAGCGCTGGCCGACCCGCAACGCTTCGCGATGCTCCAGCAGATCACCCGGCAGCGGGACGAGCTGTCGTGCAAGGCGCTGCGGCAGGACTTCGACCTGACGGCTGCGACAATTTCCCATCACCTGAAGGAACTGACCAACGCGGGGCTGATCGAGGGACGCAAGGAAGGGCAGTGCATGTACCTGACGCCGCGCCGGTCGACGATCAACGCGTACCAACGCGAACTGGCGCGACGCATGGGAACGGGAGGGTAG
- a CDS encoding type II toxin-antitoxin system RelE/ParE family toxin, producing the protein MPYDVAFSNTAERSLGKLDRSILARIKPRVLALADDPRPPGCTKLAGHATLWRIRVGDYRVVYDVDDAAERVEVTIVAHRRESYRGL; encoded by the coding sequence ATGCCGTACGACGTCGCTTTTTCGAACACGGCAGAGCGGTCGCTCGGTAAGCTCGATCGCTCGATCCTGGCACGCATCAAACCGCGCGTATTGGCATTGGCCGACGACCCCCGCCCACCCGGCTGCACGAAGCTCGCCGGTCACGCGACGCTGTGGCGCATCCGCGTGGGCGATTACCGCGTGGTGTACGACGTGGACGATGCGGCCGAGCGGGTCGAGGTGACCATCGTCGCCCACCGCCGCGAGTCGTACCGCGGGCTATGA